In the Aggregatilinea lenta genome, CACAGGCCCCACGGCACCTGATCCAGCAGGTTGGTGACTGCCAGACCGTTGAGCAGCACGTTGATCGCGGAAATCGCGCCGATCAGCAGCAGCACGCCGATGAACGTGGCCCACACGGCGTAGCGCGGATAGGTGATTACTTGACGTCGGAGCGTCGTCATCATGGTCGTCATACGGTGAGGCCCTCCGGCGGCACGTAGTACACGCTTGGCTCGGTGCCGAGGTCTTCACGCAGGCGGAAGTTCGGCAGTTCCTGAAGCTGCAGCGAAATCGGGCTGTTGATGTCATTGAGGTCGCCAAAGACGCGGGCCTGCACCGGGCAAATGTTGACGCAGGCAGGCGTCGCGGCGCGGTCTTCGCCGGGGACAAGCCCCTGCGCCAGACCGCGGTCGATGCGCTGAACGCAGAAAGTACACTTCTCCATCACGCCGCGCGGGCGACGCTCCACTTCGGCGCTGCCCCATTCGGGCTGGTAGCCGCTCGATCCTTCACGCTCCGACCAGTTGAAGCGGCGCACGTCGTAAGGGCAGGCCACCTGGCAGTAGCGGCAGCCGATGCACAGGTCGTAGTCCATGACCACCAACCCGTCCTCGCGGTTGAAGGTCGCGCGGGTGGGGCACACGGCCACGCACGGCGCGTCCTCGCAGTGCAGGCAGGGGCGGGTCATGTGGAATGGATCGCCGTTGGGGGTAACCTCTGGCAGGTAGACGTTCCAGCGCATGTCGTCCGGCACGTCATTCGTCGCCTGGCAGGCATAGACGCAGTACTGGCAGCCGATGCACTTGCGCAGGTCGATCAGCATGCCCCAGTGGTGACCCTCTTCGGTCACGTTGAGATTGGTACCGTTACCGCTGGACTGCTGAACTTCGTCTTGAAGGGCGACTTCCTGAGCGATGAGATCCCGCAGGGGCGGGAACTCGCTCAGCGCGACGGCGACCGCCACACTGGCGCCCAGCGTTGCTGTGGCCGTGACGAACTCACGGCGAGTGAGATATTTTCCGTTTTCCTCAGGCATGGGTGTTTACTCTGCTTATCACTCTTCCCGGTCTTGGATGATGGTAGGGTTACGACGACGGAAGCGCGAAGCAAGGGCGACGACGACGGCCCCGGTTGCGACACCCAGGATCAGGCCCTGGATCAGGCGCAGCGTGGCGTTATTATCGCCCTCAGCGTAGGCTGTTTTCACTTCTGCCTCCAGCTCCTGAATGCGCACCTGCGCTTCCAGGAGTGGATGAGCGGACGATAGTGTGACATCGGTTTCGACGGTGACGCCGGGAGTAGCCTCGGCTGCGACCAGCTCACCGTGACAGGTAACACACGCCTGTGTTTCCACTTTGGCGGTGTGTCCGGTGGGGAACAAGTTACCACTGGTGTAGTGCGCCAGCAAGTCTTCCTGCGACGGATGGAACCAGTGACAGTCGGTACAATTTTGATCTACATGTGTCAAATGTGCAAAGTCATCGCGCACATCTTCATCGTGACAATTTAAGCACAGCGCGTTGGCCGAGTCGAACCGCAGCGTTTGCGGGTGCGGGTTGTGGCACGTGGTGCAGGCCAGCTGCTGCTCGCCATGCGCGCTGACCTTCCACTCGGCAAAGGTCGTCGTGTGGCACCCGGCGCACACTTCCAGTCCCGGCTCCACGATCAGCGGCTCGTCGGGGTGGTTGGCCGGTGTCTCGCCGTGGCACGCCTCGCAGGTCACGCCCTCGTGCGCGTACTCACCGGTGCGCGCGTCGAAATCGGTCGTGTGGCATTCGAGGCACATCGAGTCGTTGCTTTGCGCGTCCCACGCGGTTTGAAACACGGGATCGGCGTATGCCTGGGCGTGCGCGCCACCCTCCCACGCGCTGACCACATCCACATGGCAGTCGGCGCACGACTGCGGCTGCGCTTCGGCAGTCCCTTCCAGCAGCATGTCCGTCGCCGGATCCGGCGACTCGACCGGTTCCGGCTCGGCGGTGATCTGGGGACTATCCCCCTGCGCGAAGGCGCCTGTACTTGCCAATGCAGCGCCCGCCAGTCCAAATAAGAGTATGACCAGACCGCGCAGCAGCGCTTGACGAACCAGGGAGGCAGGCATCACTCACAACCCCTTAAAGAATGTGTTGGCGCAAAAGTTCATTTTCGGACGCAAAGGTGAAGTCCCAGAAGGCTTCTTGAGCTTCGGTGGTGCGGAAGCTGGTATTGCGGGCCATATAGAGCCGCTGCACAGGCCGCAGCCCGGTCACCGGCACTTCGGCCACCAGCCCGGCGTGCAACGCCCATTCCGCCGCCGTGTACGACACGAAGCCCGGCGCGACGCCTTCGACCACCGCCTGCACGATCGCCTCGGTATTCCACAGCGTCAGGCACGGCTGGAACATCTCGATGCTCATGTCGAACGCCGCCAGCTCGCGGTTGAGCGTGATGCATGTGCCGGAGCCGGACTCGCGCAGCACCATCGGGTGGGCCAGCAGGTCTTCGGGGCACAGGCTCGCCGCCTTCGCCCACGGATGATCGAGCGGCGCGATGAGCACCAGCAGATCGTCCGAAAAATGCTGGTATTCAACCCCGCTGCGGGGCACTCGCAGGCTGCTCACGGCCAAATCCACCTGGCCCGCGCACAGCCGTTCCAGCGCGTGCTCGCGCGCGCCCACGTAGCAGGTCATGTTCACGCTGGGATAGTGGTTGCGGAAGCGCGCCATGATCTTGGGCAGCACGTACTTGCCCGCCGCGGTGCTGCACCCGATCGTCAGGTGTCCCACCAACTGTCCCTGGTAAGCGGTGATGCTTTCCTCCAGCCGCTGCGCTTCGCGCAGCAGGTTGCGCACCATCGGCACCAGCGCCTCGCCCACCTCATTCAGGTGAATATTGCGCCCCGCCCGGTCGAACAACTGGGTATGCAGCCGGTTCTCCAGGGTCTGAATCTGCGCGCTGACGGCAGGCTGCGAGATCTGCAAGATCCGCCCTGCTTCTGAAAAGTTCTCGGTTTCGGCGGCGGTGAGAAAGACCTGGAGTTCGTGTAGCTCTAGCATGTCGCGGCTCGCCACGATCCTTTTACGCTCAATCGCAGGCGGAATTCGGTGCGACTGTATTAAACCAAATTTCAACGGGCATTGATACAGCCAAACATCATAAGAAAACCGGATAAATGTTAGTGCCTTGCATCACAAACTTCGATTAAACTGTGAATTAGTGAGAATTCTCACACGCACCGATCCGGAGTCTTTATGCAAAAGTTATTTAGGCCCTGGTTTTTGGGGGCGCTCGGCAGTGCGCTCATTCTGGCCGCCCTGGCGAGCTGTTCCCCGGATACATCGGCCCCGGACCTGAACGAAGCGGCGCGCGACGAACGCGCTCGCCAGACTCAGGTAGGCCCGCCACCTACCCCGATCGCGCTGGTGCCCGAATCGACGGTGCTCGCGATGGCGACGCCCAACACCACGGACGCGATCTGCCTGGACTGCCACAGCAACGAAGAGCTGCTGCGCGAGCTGGCCGTCGAGGACAACGAACCGGAGAGCCTGTCTTCAGGCCCTGGCTGAGGTGGCTCGGTGCCTCCGGTGGAGGCCTGGGAGCGCGTCTACGTAGACGCCGAGACTTATACCACTACTGACGTTCATGCATTCATCGGCTGCACGGCGTGTCATGGCGGCACGACGTCCTACAATATGGACGAGGCGCACACGGGTATGCTCGAAGACCCGTCCGCCGATCCGGTTGCGGGCTGCGGAAGCTGCCACCCGAACATCGCGCCCTACGCCGCCGAAAGCCTGCACATGACCCTGGAGGGCTACGACACCGCTCTACACCAGCGCAGCGATCCCGCCAACTACGAGACGTTGGAGCAGATGGAAACCTACCACTGCAACAACTGTCACGCGACCTGCGGTGACTGCCACGTCAGCCAGCCGGACTCGGTGGGCGGTGGCCTGCTGGAAGGGCACGTCTTTGTCCAGACGCCGCCCATGAGCCAGACCTGCACTGCCTGCCACGGCAGCCGCGTCAAAAACGAGTACTACGGCCTGAACGAAGGCATTCCCGGCGACGTGCACCTGCGCGAAGCGCGTATGGCCTGCGTGGACTGCCATACCAGCGCGGAGATGCACGGGCTGCCGCCGTTCGACCAGGAAGAACACCGCTACGACGCGCCGCAGTCGCCCACGTGCGAATCGTGCCACGAAGATCAGATCGGTGTGGGGTCGGGCATCCCGGAGCACGAAGTGCACGGCACGGACCTGCTGTCGTGCCAGGTCTGCCACAGCACCGACTACACCAACTGCACGAACTGCCACGTGGACCGCACCGAAGACGACGTGCCGTACTACTCGGTCGAGGAGCACTGGACGACCTTCCTGATCGGCCAGAACCCCGACCGCACCACGGATCGCCCGTACAAGTACGTCACGGTGCGCCACGTCCCGGTCGATATCGACTCGTTCAGCGCCTACGGCGACGACCTGCTGAACAATTTCCTGAACCGCCCAACGTGGTCCTATGCGACGCCGCATAACACGCAGCTCGACACCGAGCAGGCGCTGACCTGTACCAACTGCCACGATAATGACGATGTCTTCCTGACGGCGGACAAGGTCGCGCCCGCCGAGCTTGAAGCGAATCACAGCGTCATCGTCGAGGCTGCGCCCGCTTTCCCCGAAGGCTACGAGGACTATCTGGCGACACAGGAACCGGCAGCGGAAACGCCTGCCGAGGGCGCGGGCAGCGGCGAGACGTCCGGCGATGCGGGCTTCTGGGGCAGCGACGACAGCGCCACGGAAGACGAAGTGGAATCCGGTGACGCGGGTTTCTGGGGCGCGGACGAGAGCAGCGCTCCGGCGGAAACGCCCGCGGGTGATGAGTCGTTCTGGGGCGACGCCCCCGACGCCGAAAGCACCGCCGCGCCGTCTGGCGATGAGAGTTTCTGGGGCAGCGAGAGCGCTCCGGCAGGGGGCGAGGCTGTCGCCACGCCGCCTGCCACCGATGCGGATTTTTGGGGCGGTTAGCGCCGCCCCTTGATCAATGATCGAAGAATGTTTCGAACGATTGTTTACAGCATATCGCGGAGGAAGAAAACCCATGCGTAAGTTCGTATCCTTGCTTTTGGCGCTGGTGCTGGCGCTCCCGCTGGCACTGCCCTTTGCACCCGCCCTGGCGCAGGCTGACGCTGTCGTCAGCCGCCTGGAGGCGTACAACGCCAACCTGCCTGCCGGGTATGGCAACGTCAGTGCTGACGACCTCGTCGTCGAGCTGGCCGAAAGTGCCGATCTCACTATCGTGGACGTGCGTGAGGTGGACGAGTATGACGGCGGCCACATCGAGGGCGCGATCAACGTCCCGATCCGCACCCTGGCCCAGAACCTCGACCTGCTGCCCGACCTCGACGCGAAGATCGTGGTCGTCTGCGGCTCGGCGTTCCGCTCGGCCATCGGCATGACCTCGCTGCAAATCCTGGGCTACACCGATGTCCGCAGCATGAGCGGCGGCATGGGGGCCTGGAACGAACTCGGGTACGCCACCGTCACCGAGCCAACCGAAGCCGAAGCAGGCACTGCTCCTGAGATCGACGCGGACGTGCTGGCCGCCGTCGACGCCGAGCTGTCCAACCTGCCTGCCGGGTATGGCGGCATCAAGGCCGAAGACCTCAACGTCAAGCTGACCGAAGCTGCGCCGGACATGTTGATCGACGTGCGCACGCCGGACGAGTGGGCGACGGGCTACATCGCGGGCGCGACGCACATGCCGCTGGCCGAGTTGATGAGCTTCGCGGGCGACCTGCCGGAAGATAAGGCCGCCGATCTCGTGATCTACTGCGCCAGCGGTCACCGGGGCAACATGGCCGCGACCATGCTGCGCACACTGGGCTACACCAACGTTCTGAACCTGTCCGGCGGCATCAAGGCCTGGCAGTCGGCGGGCCTGCCCATCGAAGGCGCGGCCCCGGCGGAAGAAAGCGCCGAAGCCGCTTCGTTCAGCATCGAGACGGTACTGGCCGATACCATCGCGGCGATGCCCGCCAGCTTCAACGCTGTGCGCGCCGCCGACCTGTTCACCGAGCTTGAAGCGACCCCCGACCTGCCGCTGATCGACGTGCGCACGCCGGACGAGTACGCTGAAGGCCACTTCGCGGGCGCGATCAACGTGCCGCTGACCGAACTGACCGATCACCTCGATCTGCTGCCCGCGCAGGACGTCAGCTTCGTGGTGTACTGCGGCAGCGCCCACCGTTCCGCGATGGCGACCTTCCTGCTCGACCTGCTCGGCTACAGCGACGTTCGCAGCATGCTGGGCGGTTTCAAGGTCGGTGCGGATGCGGGCATCCCCACCAGCACCGACGCGGTTGAAGCTGCTGCCGGAACCGCACCGGAAATCGACGCGGATCTGTTCGCCGCCATCGACGCCTACGTGAAGGCGATCCCCGCCGGGTACGGCACGATCAGCGCGGACGATCTGAACGTGGCGCTGGTCGAAGCGGCCCCCGCACTGGTCGACGTCCGCACCGCCGCCGAGGTGGAACAGGGCAAGATCGAAGGCGCGATTGCCATTGAGCTGCGCGACCTGATGACCGCGCAGGATCAGTGGCCGCAGGACAAG is a window encoding:
- a CDS encoding 4Fe-4S dicluster domain-containing protein; this translates as MPEENGKYLTRREFVTATATLGASVAVAVALSEFPPLRDLIAQEVALQDEVQQSSGNGTNLNVTEEGHHWGMLIDLRKCIGCQYCVYACQATNDVPDDMRWNVYLPEVTPNGDPFHMTRPCLHCEDAPCVAVCPTRATFNREDGLVVMDYDLCIGCRYCQVACPYDVRRFNWSEREGSSGYQPEWGSAEVERRPRGVMEKCTFCVQRIDRGLAQGLVPGEDRAATPACVNICPVQARVFGDLNDINSPISLQLQELPNFRLREDLGTEPSVYYVPPEGLTV
- a CDS encoding cytochrome c3 family protein is translated as MPASLVRQALLRGLVILLFGLAGAALASTGAFAQGDSPQITAEPEPVESPDPATDMLLEGTAEAQPQSCADCHVDVVSAWEGGAHAQAYADPVFQTAWDAQSNDSMCLECHTTDFDARTGEYAHEGVTCEACHGETPANHPDEPLIVEPGLEVCAGCHTTTFAEWKVSAHGEQQLACTTCHNPHPQTLRFDSANALCLNCHDEDVRDDFAHLTHVDQNCTDCHWFHPSQEDLLAHYTSGNLFPTGHTAKVETQACVTCHGELVAAEATPGVTVETDVTLSSAHPLLEAQVRIQELEAEVKTAYAEGDNNATLRLIQGLILGVATGAVVVALASRFRRRNPTIIQDREE
- a CDS encoding LysR family transcriptional regulator, coding for MLELHELQVFLTAAETENFSEAGRILQISQPAVSAQIQTLENRLHTQLFDRAGRNIHLNEVGEALVPMVRNLLREAQRLEESITAYQGQLVGHLTIGCSTAAGKYVLPKIMARFRNHYPSVNMTCYVGAREHALERLCAGQVDLAVSSLRVPRSGVEYQHFSDDLLVLIAPLDHPWAKAASLCPEDLLAHPMVLRESGSGTCITLNRELAAFDMSIEMFQPCLTLWNTEAIVQAVVEGVAPGFVSYTAAEWALHAGLVAEVPVTGLRPVQRLYMARNTSFRTTEAQEAFWDFTFASENELLRQHIL
- a CDS encoding rhodanese-like domain-containing protein, with amino-acid sequence MRKFVSLLLALVLALPLALPFAPALAQADAVVSRLEAYNANLPAGYGNVSADDLVVELAESADLTIVDVREVDEYDGGHIEGAINVPIRTLAQNLDLLPDLDAKIVVVCGSAFRSAIGMTSLQILGYTDVRSMSGGMGAWNELGYATVTEPTEAEAGTAPEIDADVLAAVDAELSNLPAGYGGIKAEDLNVKLTEAAPDMLIDVRTPDEWATGYIAGATHMPLAELMSFAGDLPEDKAADLVIYCASGHRGNMAATMLRTLGYTNVLNLSGGIKAWQSAGLPIEGAAPAEESAEAASFSIETVLADTIAAMPASFNAVRAADLFTELEATPDLPLIDVRTPDEYAEGHFAGAINVPLTELTDHLDLLPAQDVSFVVYCGSAHRSAMATFLLDLLGYSDVRSMLGGFKVGADAGIPTSTDAVEAAAGTAPEIDADLFAAIDAYVKAIPAGYGTISADDLNVALVEAAPALVDVRTAAEVEQGKIEGAIAIELRDLMTAQDQWPQDKAQAIVVYSGENHRGAMAMVALQLMGYEDVKTLAGGLPAWAAKEYPVVTG